In Mesorhizobium sp. M9A.F.Ca.ET.002.03.1.2, the DNA window CCTGTTCGATGAGCCGCTGTCGAATCTCGACGCAAAGCTGCGTGTCCAGATGCGCACCGAGATCAAGGAACTGCACCAGCGGCTGAAGACCACCACCATTTATGTCACGCACGACCAGATCGAAGCCATGACCATGGCCGACAAGATCGTGGTGATGCGCGACGGCCGCATCGAGCAGGTCGGCGCCCCACTGGAACTGTTCGACCGGCCGGCCAATCTGTTCGTCGCCGGCTTCATCGGTTCGCCGTCGATGAATCTGCTTAGGGGTGTCGTGCGCAAGGGCGACAAGCCAGTCGTCGAAATATCGGGAGCGCCGTTCCCGATTGCCGCGAGCAGCGCCGTGGAGGACGGGCGCAATGTCGTCTACGGCGTGCGGCCCGAGCATCTCGAAATCCACCCTGACGGCGTGCCTGCGAAGATTTCGGTGGTCGAGCCGACCGGTTCTGAGACGCTGGTGTTCCTGCGCTTCGGCGACGGCGAGATGGTGGCGCTGTTCCGTGAGCGCCACGACTTCAAGCCCGGCGACACGCTGCACCTGAAACCCCGGCTTGACCAGGTCCATCTCTTCGACGCAGAGACCGGCCGCCGGCTCTGATTTTTCATCAAAAAGAACCCGTTCGGGAGGAATGCCATGCTCAAAGGAATCGATCCGCTGCTCAACGCCGACGTGCTCCAGGCGCTGCGGGCGATGGGCCACGGCGACGATTTGATCATCGCCGACACCAACTTCCCGTCCGATTCGGTGGCGCGCCAGACCGTGCTCGGCAAGCTGTTGCGCATCGACGCGCCGGCCGCGGATGTGGTCAAGGCGGTGCTGTCGCTCTATCCGCTGGATAATTTCGTCGACGACGCGGCCGCCCGCATGGAGATCGTCGGCAAGCCGGATGAGATTCCACCCGTACAGACGGAAGTGCAAAGAGAGATCGACGCCGCGGAGGGCAAGGCCTGGCCGATGATCTCGGTCGAGCGCTACGCCTTCTACGAGCGCGCCAAGAAGTCCTATTGCGTCATCCAGACCGGCGAGCGCCGCTTCTATGGCTGTTTCGCCTTCCGCAAGGGTGTCGTGCCGCCGGATGCGGAGTAGCGGCATGCCAGGCAAGCCTGTCGTCATATTGGGCGTCTTTGTCGCCGACACCGCCTACCGCGCCGCCCGCCAGCCGCGCATGGGCGAAACCATCCTGGGCACCTCCTTTACGCTTGGCCCGGGCGGCAAGGGCTCCAATCAGGCGGTCGCGGCCGGCCGGCTCGGCGCCGACATCACCTTCCTGACGCGCCTTGGCCTCGATCCCTTTGCCGACATGGCCAGGCAGACCTGGGCGCAGGCTGGCGTGAAGAGCGCTGTCATCGATACGCCGGAGAGTTACACGGGGGCGGCCTATATTTTCGTCGAGGAGACGACCGGCAACAACGCCATCATCGTCAGTCCCGGTGCCGCCATGCTGATTTCGCCCGATGACATCGAGGCGCATGCCAGCCTGATCCGCTCGGCCGGCGTCTTCGTCACCCAGCTCGAACAGCCGATCGGGGCGGCGCTGCGGGCGCTGGAGATCGCGCGCGGGGCAGGGGTGACGACCATCCTCAACCCGGCGCCGGCGGCAAGCCTGCCTGACCGCATCTATGCGCTCTGCGACTATGTCACGCCCAACGAGACCGAGGCCGAGGAACTGACCGGCATCAAGGTTTCCTCCATCGACGACGCCCGCCGCGCCGCCGACAATCTGCTCGAAAAGGGCGTCGGCGCGGTCATTGTGACGCTCGGCGACAAGGGCGCGCTGCTGCATGACGCAAGGCGCTCCGACCATATCGACGCGGTCAACGCCGGCCCTGTGGTCGAGACGACCGGGGCAGGCGATGCCTTCAATGGCGGCCTTGCTGCAGCACTTGCGAGAGGGGTGGAACCGCTGCAGGCGGTCCGCTTCGCCTGCGCCGTCGCCGGCATCTCGGTGACGCGGCCCGGCACGGCGCCGTCGATGCCGACGCTGGAGGAGGTCGAGGCCTTGCTCGCCAGGGGGTGAGATCGGTCCCGGACCTGAAGCTGCACGGAACGCCGTCCGGTCTGAACGCATCCCGCTCTATCAGGCCCTGGCAGCACGTCCGCGGTGCCGGAGATGGGGTATGTCAATTTCGATCTACGCCATATTGCAGCACCTGGACCTTCTCCAACGTCACCAGGCCGCTGCTCATGATCGTTTCGAGCACGGGCAGGAAGCCATTGATCTTGTCCTCGCTGTCGACGATCTCGACAATCAGCGGCAGGTCTTCCGAAAGCCTGAGGATTTTTGCCGTGTGCAGCAGGCTCGAATGGCCGAAGCCCATGGCGCCCCGCAACACCGTCGCGCCCGCCAGGTCCATTTCGCGGGCCTTGAGCACAATTGATTCGTAGAGCGGGTGACCGTCGTCCCTGTCATCCTCGCCAATGAAAATGCGCAAAAGCACCGCCTGTCTTGGTATCTGCATGGTTCAAACTCCTCCCAACCGGTTGAGACGCGATGCGACCATGTGGCCGAGCCACACTGCAACGAGCCAGGTCGTGATCGAGACGCCGACGTTCAGTCCTGCCATCGGCCAGCTGCCTGTCTGTACGAAACGGAACGTTTCGTAACTGAACATCGAAAAAGTGGTGAACCCGCCGCAAATTCCGGTCATGACGAACTGGCGCTGGCGCGTCCCGGCGAAGACACGTCCGCCCGGACCGGTCAGCGTCGCATAGAAGCCGATGACGAACGAACCGATGACATTCACGAGCAAGGTGCCCCAGGGGAAACCAGGACCAAGCCAGGCGAGGGTGCCGATCGACGCAAGGGCGCGCAGAACACTGCCGATGACGGAGCCGGCCGAAACGATCAGATAGAGCTTCACGGCCTCAGGGACTGCCCACCGTCGGGCGTTGCCTGGGTGCGATGATGGCAAGGACTCAGCCTGGATTTCCTCGGTTCGCTTCATACGCCCGCACCCAACATGATGGAGCCGACCGCATATCCGAGCGCCACCGCAGACAGACAGAGAATGAGAGACAAGATCACGTTGCCGCCGGCCCGGAGGAACTGGCCATCGCGAACGAGTGCCAGCGTTTGCACGCTGAACGAGGAAACGGTGGTGTAGCTGCCAAGAAATCCGGTGACGGCGAATTGCCAGGCGGCAGGCGTCGGCAACGTCCCGTCGATCGCCGCTGCGGCGAGCAGCCCGATGACGAAGGCGCCACTGACATTGGTCACCATTGTGCCCCAGGGAAACGTCTCGCCGATGTGCCGGCCGACCAAACCGGACACGAAGTACCGGGCTGGGCCGCCGACAGCGCTGCCCAGAATGATCCACACCAAGCCTTCGAGAATGTCCTTCATGCTTCGGAATACCGATGGCTACGATGGCTTTGCCGGCAGCTCATCGCCGCGCTTCGAAACCAGCCAGACCTTTTCCATCGCACACTCCTTCCGGCCGGACCGGCAATTGCGGGTGCGTGGAGTTCGGGCACCAAAAAACCCGCGGCGCGGCGGGTCGGTCCAATCGTCCGGCTCCCACCGCGCGTCTCCACGCGGCAGGAGTCATCAGCCCTTGCGGACGGTTTTGGGGGACTCCATCCCCTTGCAACTAGACATAAGGAGGTTGTGCGAGATCGGCAAGGCTGGCCGGCAACATAGGCCGATCGGCAACAGCAGCACTCTGAACTGCCGGTCCGGCATTCAGAGTCTTCATCCACCCAACCGGCCAAGTGATTGAGAAATGGCGCGAGTGACGGGGCTCGAACCCGCGACCTCCGGCGTGACAGGCCGGCACTCTAACCGACTGAGCTACACCCGCGCACAGACGAGCACGTGTTTGCCGTGTTCGTCGTTGGGCGGTGGATAAGGGGTTCGCCACTGGGTGTCAAGCGCACCGTGACAGCATAACAGCAAACAGGAGAAGGTTTTTTGACAAGCCGAACTTTGTTGCCGAAACCAGTCGGCGGCGAGGGCATCGCGCGCTCATTTGGCCTTGCGAAGCCTGTCCTAACTGCTTAAAGCTCCGGCCCGGAGCGGGCGATTAGCTCAGTTGGTAGAGCGCTTCGTTTACACCGAAGATGTCGGCGGTTCGAGCCCGTCATCGCCCACCAATTACCGCCACTATGCGACCGACGTTGCTCTGGCCGTTCGCCTGCACAAGCAGTCAAGCCTCTTGGCTTGAGGCCAGCGCCTCAAGCCGGGCCAAATAGTCATCTGGCAGCTTGTGATGTCTGGCGCCATCCCGAATATGCCTGAGGTAGGCCGTGTCCGGCAAAAACGTCCCTGCTTGCCGTTCGGCAAAGTAGGTCTGCATTTCGGTTGCCACGCCATTCATCGTCACCGTTACGGGAAGCCGAGTGTAGCTGTTCAGGTTCCTGTTCCGGCCCGGCTGGTAGCCTTCCTTCTGATCGAGCAGAGCCAGGTCGAAGGCCGTCAAGCGGTAGACGGCGCCCCAGACTTCGGCCCCTTCCAGTGGTTCCGCCGACGACACTCCGCAATTGCGTTTCACAGACATCCTGGGAAAACACAGGGCATGGCCTGGCAAATAACCCGTGCCCACGACTTCGGCACCGGGACAGCGCTCGGTCATCTGGCGAATGTCCATGTTTGATCCGTAGGCGAAATAGAGAACCGTCTCGGTCACGCACCACACCTTTCACCTTCGTCAACGCCCAACTCGTCGCTACGGACGAACCATCTCATGATGCCAATGATCGCAAAGCCACGTCCTCTTGAGGCAGATCATGGCGGGTGCTGCATGATCGGCCGCTGTTGCCTGGCGCAGGAAAAAGCCGTCGCCGAAATCGAAGGTCATGGCGGCAGCAGCCGGAAATCCTTGCCTTCGGGCAGCAGCTGCCCGCCGTCGACGACGATGGTCGTGCCGGTGATGTAGCTGGCGTCGTCCGAAGCGAGGAACAGGAAGGCATTGGCCACGTCTCGCGGGCTGCCGAGCCGGCCGAGCGGGATGGAGTCTTCCATGTTCTTGATGTAGGCCGCGCCGCGATGCAGCTGGATTGCTTCGGTGAGGATGTTGCCGGGCTCGACGCCATTGACGGTGATGCCGTAGCCGGAGAATTCGAGCGCCGCCGAGCGGATGAAGCCGTTGATGCCCGCTTTGCTGGCGGCATAGTGGCCGTGGCCGGGGCTGGTGACGTGCGGGCCGGTGATGGACGAGGTGTAGAGCATGCGCCCGAAGCGTTGCGCCTTCATCGGCGCAAGTGCTGCAAGCGTTGCATTGAAGGTGCCGCGCAGATTGACGGCCATGACCCGGTCCCAATCGTCCGGACTGGTGTTCTCGATGAGCTGCCAGGGATAGATGCCGGCATTCTGGACCAGGATGTCGAGACGGCCGTGACGGTCGAGCGCCAGGGCGACGGCGGCCTCCGCATCCGCCATCCGCGAGATGTCGGTGCCAATGAAGGCAGCGCCGAGCTCGTCCGCGGTCGCTTGCCCTGCCTCGATTTCGGTATCGGCCAGGACCAGCTTCGCACCCTCCTCGGCGAAGCGTTGTGCTATGCCCTTGCCGATGCCGCGCGCACTGCCGACGATCAGCGCGACCTTCTCTTCGAGACGCCCGGTCATGCCAGCCTCTGGCGTATGGTTTGCTTGAAAGCATCGAGCAGCACGGCGGCAAGCACGAGCAGGCCGTGGATCACCTGGGTGAAGTTGGCCGGAAGACCCATGAGGTTGATTGCCGTGTTGATGGACGACAGCAACAGCACGCCGGCATAGACGCCGGGCAAGGTGCCGACGCCGCCCTTCAGGCTGACACCGCCGATGACGACGGCGGCGAAGGCGTTGAACAGCAGGCCGACGCCGAGATTGGCCGTGGCGCCCGACGTGCGGATTGCTAGCAGCCAGCCGGCGAGGCCGGCGATCGCTCCGGCAAGAACGAAGGCGATGACGAGGTTGCGGTTCACGCGGATGCCGGCGCGGAAGGTTGCCGTCTCGTTGCCGCCGATCATGACGAGATGCCTGCCGAAGGGTGTCTTGGCCATGATCAGCGAGAAGACGACGAAACACGCAATGGCGATCCACGCGGTGAGCGGCAAGCCAAGCAGGCGCTGAATGCCGAACCAGCGGATCGCCGGCGCAAGATCCTGTGCGGAGCGGCCGCCCGAAATAACCAGCACGAGGCCGCGCACCCAGATGTAGGACGCGAGCGTAATGATGAAAGCGCTCATCTTCACCTTCACGACCAGGTAGCCGTTGATGACGCCGATGATGCCGCCGACGGTCAAGGCAAGCAGCAGCGAAACCGGGACCATCAGCCATTCGGGGTGCAGTTGGACGCCAAGGCCGATACCTGCCGAGCAGAACAGGATGCCGACCGCCATGGCGCTGAGCGCCGCCACGGATTCGACCGACAGGTCCATGTGTCCGGTGATGATGACGAGCGCCAGACCGATCGACATGACGCCGAGCACGCTCGACGCCTCGACGATGTTGGCGAATATGCCGAGCTGGAAGTAATTCGGAACGAAGATGGAGAAGACCACCAGCACGAAGACCAGCATGAACCAGACGAGGTTGTCGAGGACGAACTCCAGGGCGTGGCGCGTGCGGGGATTCATATGCTGATCCGGCTGGCGCGTGGCCCCCGAAAATCAATCGATTCTCGGGATCATGCGCGGATTGAAATCGCTGCAACGTCCCCTGCGCGTCCGTTCGGACGCCCGGACCTGCAGAGTATGGGCTCCGGGCCGGCGTGGCCCGGAGCACTAGGCGACATGGCTATTCGACCGGCTTCACGGTGTCGGAGGGTGGCTTCATATTGCCCCAGAAGGCCGGATTGTCGACGTTTTCCTTGGTGATCGCAGCGCCGGGGATCTTGATGTTCGGCCCCCAGGCTTCCGTGGTCACGGTCGACTTCAGGCCGAGCACTTCGTATTCACCCGGCTTGATCTCCTGCTTGTTGACGACCTTGTCCATGAACATGGCGACGGCGGCGGCCTGGGCGTAAAGCGGCTGCTCGACTTCGACGTTGAGCCAACCCTTGCGGATCAGGTCGAGGCCGACCGGCGCGCCGTTCGAACTCATCAGCATGACGTCGCCCGGCTTCTTGCCGGCGGCCTCGAGCGAGGCGACGGCTGCGACCGAGAGATGGGCGGCGTGGCTGAAGATCAGATCGATGTCCGGGTTGGCGAGCATCTGGTCCGCAACGATGGTGCCGGCATTGCTGGCTTCCCATTGCATGGCCGGAACCGAGATGATGGTGACGTCCGGGAACGCCTTCATCTTCTCCTCGAAACCCTTCTGGATGTCGAGCGTGTAGGGATCGCCAGGATCGCCGAGCACCTGGAGGATCTTGCCTTTCACCGACCCGTTCTTCGCCTTCAAGAGCTTCTCGGTCTGACCAGCTGCGACATGGCCGATCTCGACGGTTCCCGCCACCGACGTGAAGTCTGACGGGGTCGAGGTGATCTGGCGGTCGAATTCGACAACCGGGATGCCGGCGGCGCGCGCTGCCTCGATGGACGGTTTCAGGGCATTGAAATCGACGGCGGCGAGAATGATCGCCGACGGCTTCAGCGCGATGACGTCGTTCATCTGCGATTGCTGAGCGTCGGTCTTGTTATCGGCGTTCAGCGTCTTCATCTCGTAGCCGACCTGCTTCAGGAACAATTCCAGAGCGCTTACCGAGCCG includes these proteins:
- the ugpC gene encoding sn-glycerol-3-phosphate ABC transporter ATP-binding protein UgpC, with the translated sequence MAQVAISNVAKAFGTVKVLHDVSVDIADGQFVVLVGPSGCGKSTLLRMVAGLETVSGGTIAIGDRVVNHLPPAKRDIAMVFQNYALYPHKTVEQNMAFALKLRKTDPAVVKERVKRAADILDLNPYLKRYPRQLSGGQRQRVAMGRAIVRNPQVFLFDEPLSNLDAKLRVQMRTEIKELHQRLKTTTIYVTHDQIEAMTMADKIVVMRDGRIEQVGAPLELFDRPANLFVAGFIGSPSMNLLRGVVRKGDKPVVEISGAPFPIAASSAVEDGRNVVYGVRPEHLEIHPDGVPAKISVVEPTGSETLVFLRFGDGEMVALFRERHDFKPGDTLHLKPRLDQVHLFDAETGRRL
- a CDS encoding RbsD/FucU family protein, whose translation is MLKGIDPLLNADVLQALRAMGHGDDLIIADTNFPSDSVARQTVLGKLLRIDAPAADVVKAVLSLYPLDNFVDDAAARMEIVGKPDEIPPVQTEVQREIDAAEGKAWPMISVERYAFYERAKKSYCVIQTGERRFYGCFAFRKGVVPPDAE
- the rbsK gene encoding ribokinase, translated to MPGKPVVILGVFVADTAYRAARQPRMGETILGTSFTLGPGGKGSNQAVAAGRLGADITFLTRLGLDPFADMARQTWAQAGVKSAVIDTPESYTGAAYIFVEETTGNNAIIVSPGAAMLISPDDIEAHASLIRSAGVFVTQLEQPIGAALRALEIARGAGVTTILNPAPAASLPDRIYALCDYVTPNETEAEELTGIKVSSIDDARRAADNLLEKGVGAVIVTLGDKGALLHDARRSDHIDAVNAGPVVETTGAGDAFNGGLAAALARGVEPLQAVRFACAVAGISVTRPGTAPSMPTLEEVEALLARG
- a CDS encoding DUF190 domain-containing protein; translation: MQIPRQAVLLRIFIGEDDRDDGHPLYESIVLKAREMDLAGATVLRGAMGFGHSSLLHTAKILRLSEDLPLIVEIVDSEDKINGFLPVLETIMSSGLVTLEKVQVLQYGVDRN
- the crcB gene encoding fluoride efflux transporter CrcB; amino-acid sequence: MKLYLIVSAGSVIGSVLRALASIGTLAWLGPGFPWGTLLVNVIGSFVIGFYATLTGPGGRVFAGTRQRQFVMTGICGGFTTFSMFSYETFRFVQTGSWPMAGLNVGVSITTWLVAVWLGHMVASRLNRLGGV
- the crcB gene encoding fluoride efflux transporter CrcB; the protein is MKDILEGLVWIILGSAVGGPARYFVSGLVGRHIGETFPWGTMVTNVSGAFVIGLLAAAAIDGTLPTPAAWQFAVTGFLGSYTTVSSFSVQTLALVRDGQFLRAGGNVILSLILCLSAVALGYAVGSIMLGAGV
- a CDS encoding gamma-glutamylcyclotransferase family protein, giving the protein MTETVLYFAYGSNMDIRQMTERCPGAEVVGTGYLPGHALCFPRMSVKRNCGVSSAEPLEGAEVWGAVYRLTAFDLALLDQKEGYQPGRNRNLNSYTRLPVTVTMNGVATEMQTYFAERQAGTFLPDTAYLRHIRDGARHHKLPDDYLARLEALASSQEA
- a CDS encoding SDR family oxidoreductase — protein: MTGRLEEKVALIVGSARGIGKGIAQRFAEEGAKLVLADTEIEAGQATADELGAAFIGTDISRMADAEAAVALALDRHGRLDILVQNAGIYPWQLIENTSPDDWDRVMAVNLRGTFNATLAALAPMKAQRFGRMLYTSSITGPHVTSPGHGHYAASKAGINGFIRSAALEFSGYGITVNGVEPGNILTEAIQLHRGAAYIKNMEDSIPLGRLGSPRDVANAFLFLASDDASYITGTTIVVDGGQLLPEGKDFRLLPP
- a CDS encoding ABC transporter permease — translated: MNPRTRHALEFVLDNLVWFMLVFVLVVFSIFVPNYFQLGIFANIVEASSVLGVMSIGLALVIITGHMDLSVESVAALSAMAVGILFCSAGIGLGVQLHPEWLMVPVSLLLALTVGGIIGVINGYLVVKVKMSAFIITLASYIWVRGLVLVISGGRSAQDLAPAIRWFGIQRLLGLPLTAWIAIACFVVFSLIMAKTPFGRHLVMIGGNETATFRAGIRVNRNLVIAFVLAGAIAGLAGWLLAIRTSGATANLGVGLLFNAFAAVVIGGVSLKGGVGTLPGVYAGVLLLSSINTAINLMGLPANFTQVIHGLLVLAAVLLDAFKQTIRQRLA
- a CDS encoding sugar ABC transporter substrate-binding protein produces the protein MKKILLSVFGILALAFATLTPAFAQSKGTVYYMVPTLLDEFQTGSVSALELFLKQVGYEMKTLNADNKTDAQQSQMNDVIALKPSAIILAAVDFNALKPSIEAARAAGIPVVEFDRQITSTPSDFTSVAGTVEIGHVAAGQTEKLLKAKNGSVKGKILQVLGDPGDPYTLDIQKGFEEKMKAFPDVTIISVPAMQWEASNAGTIVADQMLANPDIDLIFSHAAHLSVAAVASLEAAGKKPGDVMLMSSNGAPVGLDLIRKGWLNVEVEQPLYAQAAAVAMFMDKVVNKQEIKPGEYEVLGLKSTVTTEAWGPNIKIPGAAITKENVDNPAFWGNMKPPSDTVKPVE